Proteins encoded within one genomic window of Candidatus Nezhaarchaeota archaeon:
- a CDS encoding orotidine 5'-phosphate decarboxylase: MSKSFAEAIERAAYQNQSRLVLALDVKGPNAIERANRILEETSSYICCVKVNKHLILPAGLEGLKEIVKRAHSLGLPAIADCKVCDIGSTNLVEVSYYFDIGFDAITAMPFPGWIDGLRDVFHLAKEGGKGVLMIVLMSHKGASEFFETIVFDEEYGVFDKLYRVFARRAVKWNADGVIVGATRPDAIRQVKNIVEDKPIFSPGVVVQGGAVEEALKAGASYVIVGRVICESANPADKARELRDITRQFSQ; encoded by the coding sequence ATGAGCAAGAGCTTCGCTGAAGCGATAGAACGTGCTGCATATCAAAATCAAAGCAGATTGGTATTAGCGCTCGACGTGAAGGGTCCTAACGCCATTGAAAGAGCTAATAGGATACTTGAGGAAACTTCAAGCTATATATGTTGCGTTAAGGTGAACAAGCACTTAATACTGCCAGCAGGTCTCGAAGGCTTGAAAGAGATAGTTAAGAGAGCACATTCTCTTGGTCTACCAGCGATAGCTGACTGTAAAGTATGCGATATTGGATCGACTAACTTAGTAGAGGTCTCGTACTACTTCGATATCGGATTTGACGCCATAACAGCAATGCCATTTCCTGGCTGGATCGATGGCTTAAGAGACGTCTTTCACCTAGCTAAGGAGGGGGGCAAAGGCGTTTTAATGATAGTCTTGATGAGCCATAAGGGGGCTTCGGAATTCTTTGAGACAATAGTCTTCGATGAAGAGTATGGAGTTTTTGATAAGCTTTATAGGGTCTTCGCTAGAAGAGCTGTGAAATGGAATGCTGACGGAGTAATCGTTGGCGCTACTAGACCCGATGCAATAAGGCAGGTCAAGAATATAGTGGAGGACAAGCCCATTTTCTCACCAGGCGTTGTGGTTCAGGGTGGAGCGGTAGAAGAGGCTCTTAAGGCAGGCGCTTCCTACGTGATTGTTGGCAGAGTTATATGCGAGAGCGCTAACCCCGCGGATAAAGCAAGAGAGCTGCGAGACATTACTAGACAATTTTCACAATAG
- a CDS encoding tRNA (adenine-N1)-methyltransferase, producing MALSIQEDVISEGSYVLLYLNGRRKYLTKVERGRVLHTHKGYVVMDSLIGLRYGSRVKSNIGVDFVALQPTPWDYVLKVARRTQIIYPKDMALMIFKLGLRPGMRVVEAGTGSGALTCALAFFVRPGVVYSYDIDPRFQEVARKNLERAGLLDYVVLKAKDITQGIDEEDVDAVVLDMATPWLVVPHARKALKGAGHFVSFSPTVNQVEKTVLELKKHGFIDIKVYELLLREVKVEEGAVRPETLMIGHTGYITFARKAL from the coding sequence ATGGCCTTAAGTATTCAGGAAGATGTAATAAGTGAAGGCTCTTACGTATTGTTGTACCTCAATGGGAGACGTAAGTACTTGACTAAAGTCGAGAGAGGGCGAGTTCTTCATACTCATAAGGGATATGTTGTGATGGATTCGCTGATAGGTCTACGATATGGCTCTCGAGTGAAATCAAATATAGGAGTTGACTTCGTAGCTCTACAACCAACACCTTGGGATTACGTTTTAAAGGTCGCAAGGAGAACTCAGATAATATATCCAAAGGACATGGCCTTGATGATCTTTAAGTTAGGATTGAGACCTGGGATGAGGGTTGTTGAGGCTGGGACTGGAAGTGGTGCCTTAACGTGTGCCTTAGCCTTCTTTGTAAGACCTGGAGTTGTGTACAGTTACGATATAGACCCACGATTCCAAGAAGTAGCAAGAAAGAACTTAGAACGTGCAGGTCTACTCGACTATGTAGTATTGAAGGCGAAGGACATTACGCAAGGGATAGACGAGGAGGACGTTGATGCGGTGGTCCTCGACATGGCTACTCCATGGCTAGTTGTACCACATGCACGCAAGGCCCTTAAGGGGGCAGGTCACTTCGTAAGTTTTAGTCCGACGGTAAACCAAGTGGAGAAGACGGTCTTAGAGCTAAAGAAGCATGGCTTCATTGACATTAAGGTCTACGAGCTTCTCCTTAGAGAGGTAAAGGTTGAAGAGGGGGCAGTTAGGCCTGAAACATTAATGATTGGTCACACTGGCTACATAACGTTTGCTAGAAAAGCTCTTTAA